Proteins from a genomic interval of Brienomyrus brachyistius isolate T26 unplaced genomic scaffold, BBRACH_0.4 scaffold34, whole genome shotgun sequence:
- the LOC125721545 gene encoding NACHT, LRR and PYD domains-containing protein 12-like isoform X3: MDHHSHGETQTSLTDLLLDYLKDLSDDELKEFKLRLPVNKELKPLPKGQMKTSGRTDFAEMMMNSYSKAGALKVTLEILKKMNLNDLAQRLKEDLQKCKQAGSEQSDMLETRQLMLHKIKCSLKEKFECVYEGKAKEGQRILLSEIYTELYITEGGTGAVNEEHEVRQIETASKKRRTEDTTVKCNDIFKPLCGRETPIRTVLTKGVAGIGKTVSVQKFILDWAEGKANQDVHFIFALPIRDLNLIKGEYSLIELLHRFVPELKSVESAELFRYKVLFIFDGLDECRLPLDFRNNESWFDVTTKMSLDLLLTNLIKGNLLPSALLWITSRPAATNQIPAKYVHQVTEIRGFSDAQKEEYFKKRFNDQSLASRIITHVKSSRSLFIMCHIPVFCWISATVFKRLFTENDRGEIPRTLTEMYTHFLIHQASFKKDKYMKNYESKLNENSKEFLLKLGKLAFDNLEKGNLIFYEQDLTENDIDVTETSIYSGVCTEVFKEEYGLYQEKVYCFVHLSIQEYLAALYVFLSNSSADLLKTAVNEALESKNGHLDLYLRFLLGLSTDSSKTLLQRLLGPTKTSSHNIRSTVKYIKEKIKENLSPERTINLFHCLTELGDNSLVEEVQRYLNSGNISVDDLSPAQYSALAFVMLMSDEELDVFDLKKYIRSDEEHCRLLPVVKNSRTALLNSCDLIDKHCEVLSSALRSNSSPLRELDLSDNDLQDSGVKLLSAGLGDLHCKLEILRSVLLGIPHCKLEILRSVLLDISHCKLRILRPVLWGIPHRKLDILRPVLLDIPHCKLEILRPVLLDIPHCKLGILMPVLLDIPHRKLEVLRPVLLDIPHCKLGILRPVLLDIPHCKLRILRPVLLGIPHRKLEVLRPVLLDIPHCKLRILRPVLLDIPHCKLEILRPVLLCIPHYKEEIVSN; encoded by the exons ATGGATCACCATTCCCATGGAGAG ACCCAGACCTCGCTCACTGACCTCTTGCTGGATTATCTAAAGGATCTCAGTGATGACGAGTTGAAGGAGTTTAAATTGCGTCTCCCAGTGAATAAAGAGTTAAAGCCCCTTCCCAAGGGTCAGATGAAAACCTCGGGCAGAACAGACTTTGCCGAAATGATGATGAATTCCTACAGTAAAGCCGGGGCTCTCAAAGTCACGCTTGAGATCCTGAAGAAGATGAACCTGAATGACCTTGCTCAGAGACTGAAGGAAGACCTGCAGAAGT GTAAGCAAGCAGGAAGTGAGCAGAGTGACATGTTGGAGACGA GGCAACTCATGttgcacaaaataaaatgttccttGAAAGAGAaatttgagtgtgtgtatgaaggaaaagctaaggaaggacagcgaatacttctcagtgagatttacacagaactctacataactgaaggtgggactggagcagtcaatgaggaacatgaagtgagacagattgaaacagcatccaagaaaaggcgaacagaagatactacagtcaagtgcaatgatatatttaaacccttatgtgggcgtgagacacctatcagaactgtactcactaaaggggtggcaggtatcgggaaaacagtctctgtgcagaaatttattctcgactgggcagaaggaaaagcaaaccaggatgttcacttcatatttgctcttcctatccgggacctgaatttgattaagggtgaatacagtctgattgaactgcttcaccgctttgtcccagaactgaaatcagtTGAATCTgctgagctgtttaggtacaaagtcttgttcatctttgatggtctggatgagtgtcgccttcctctggattttcggaacaatgagagctggtttgatgtaacaacaaaaatgtcactggatctgctgttgactaacctcattaaggggaatctgctcccatccgctctcctctggataacctcccggccagcagcaaccaatcagatacctgctaAGTATGTCcatcaggtgacagagatacgagggttcagtgatgcccagaaggaggagtatttcaagaagagatttaatgatcagagcctggccagcaggattatcacacatgtgaaatcatcaaggagcctcttcatcatgtgccacatacctgtgttctgttggatttcagccactgtgtttAAAAGGCTTTTTACTGAgaatgacaggggagaaattccaaggactctgactgaaatgtacacacacttcctgattcaTCAGGCAAGTTTTAAAAaagacaagtatatgaaaaactatGAAAGCAAGCTAAATGAaaacagcaaggaattccttttgaaacttggtaaattggcttttgacaaccttgagaaaggcaatctcatattttatgagcaagatctgacagagaatgacattgatgtcactgaaacttcaatttactctggagtgtgcacagaagtctttaaagaggagtatgggttgtaccaggagaaggtgtactgctttgtgcatctgagcatccaggagtatctcgctgctttatatgtgtttctgtcaaactcatcagctgacctgctgaagactgcagtgaatgaggcattagagagcaagaatggacacttggacctctacctccgcttcctcctgggcctctcaacagactccagtaagacactgttacaaaggctactggggccGACAAAAACCAGCTCACATAATATTAGGAGTACAGTGaaatacatcaaggagaaaataaaggagaatttatctccagaaaggaccatcaacctgttccactgtctgactgagctgggtgacaattctctagtagaggaagtacaaagatacctgaattcaggaaacatttcagtagatgacctctcacctgcacaatactcagctctggcctttgtgatgctgatgtcagatgaggagctggatgtgtttgacctgaagaaatacatcagatcagatgaagagcactgcaggctgctgcctgtggtcaagaactccaggacggctct gctgaacagctgtgatctcatagataaacactgtgaagtgctgtcttcagctctcagatcaaactcctcacccctgagagagctggacctgagtgacaatgacctgcaggactcaggagtgaagctgctctctgctggactgggggacttacactgtaaactggagatactgaggtcagtattactgggtattccacactgtaaactagagatactgag gtcagtattactggatatttcacactgtaaactgaggatactgaggccagtattgtggggtattccacaccgcaaactggatatactgaggccagtattactggatattccacactgtaaactggagatactgaggccagtattactggatattccacactgtaaactggggatactgatgccagtattactggatattccacaccgcaaactggaggtactgaggccagtattactggatattccacactgtaaactggggatactgaggccagtattactggatattccacactgtaaactgaggatactgaggccagtattgctgggtattccacaccgcaaactggaggtactgaggccagtattactggatattccacactgtaaactgaggatactgaggccagtattactggatattccacactgtaaactggagatactgaggccagtattgctgtgtattccacactataaagaggagatagtgagcaattag
- the LOC125721545 gene encoding NACHT, LRR and PYD domains-containing protein 12-like isoform X4: protein MCGSDHVQVCDISQTHLQLLQTQTSLTDLLLDYLKDLSDDELKEFKLRLPVNKELKPLPKGQMKTSGRTDFAEMMMNSYSKAGALKVTLEILKKMNLNDLAQRLKEDLQKCKQAGSEQSDMLETRQLMLHKIKCSLKEKFECVYEGKAKEGQRILLSEIYTELYITEGGTGAVNEEHEVRQIETASKKRRTEDTTVKCNDIFKPLCGRETPIRTVLTKGVAGIGKTVSVQKFILDWAEGKANQDVHFIFALPIRDLNLIKGEYSLIELLHRFVPELKSVESAELFRYKVLFIFDGLDECRLPLDFRNNESWFDVTTKMSLDLLLTNLIKGNLLPSALLWITSRPAATNQIPAKYVHQVTEIRGFSDAQKEEYFKKRFNDQSLASRIITHVKSSRSLFIMCHIPVFCWISATVFKRLFTENDRGEIPRTLTEMYTHFLIHQASFKKDKYMKNYESKLNENSKEFLLKLGKLAFDNLEKGNLIFYEQDLTENDIDVTETSIYSGVCTEVFKEEYGLYQEKVYCFVHLSIQEYLAALYVFLSNSSADLLKTAVNEALESKNGHLDLYLRFLLGLSTDSSKTLLQRLLGPTKTSSHNIRSTVKYIKEKIKENLSPERTINLFHCLTELGDNSLVEEVQRYLNSGNISVDDLSPAQYSALAFVMLMSDEELDVFDLKKYIRSDEEHCRLLPVVKNSRTALLNSCDLIDKHCEVLSSALRSNSSPLRELDLSDNDLQDSGVKLLSAGLGDLHCKLEILRLSGCRVTEEGCSSLASALKLNPSHLRELDLSYNHPGDSGVKLLSAVLEDLSCKLEKLQVGRCELTEKCCEALASALRSNSSPLRELDLTDNDLQDSGVKLLSAGLGDLHCNLEILRSV, encoded by the exons ATGTGTGGGAGTGACCATGTACAGGTTTGTGACATCTCACAAACACATCTCCAACTTCTGCAGACCCAGACCTCGCTCACTGACCTCTTGCTGGATTATCTAAAGGATCTCAGTGATGACGAGTTGAAGGAGTTTAAATTGCGTCTCCCAGTGAATAAAGAGTTAAAGCCCCTTCCCAAGGGTCAGATGAAAACCTCGGGCAGAACAGACTTTGCCGAAATGATGATGAATTCCTACAGTAAAGCCGGGGCTCTCAAAGTCACGCTTGAGATCCTGAAGAAGATGAACCTGAATGACCTTGCTCAGAGACTGAAGGAAGACCTGCAGAAGT GTAAGCAAGCAGGAAGTGAGCAGAGTGACATGTTGGAGACGA GGCAACTCATGttgcacaaaataaaatgttccttGAAAGAGAaatttgagtgtgtgtatgaaggaaaagctaaggaaggacagcgaatacttctcagtgagatttacacagaactctacataactgaaggtgggactggagcagtcaatgaggaacatgaagtgagacagattgaaacagcatccaagaaaaggcgaacagaagatactacagtcaagtgcaatgatatatttaaacccttatgtgggcgtgagacacctatcagaactgtactcactaaaggggtggcaggtatcgggaaaacagtctctgtgcagaaatttattctcgactgggcagaaggaaaagcaaaccaggatgttcacttcatatttgctcttcctatccgggacctgaatttgattaagggtgaatacagtctgattgaactgcttcaccgctttgtcccagaactgaaatcagtTGAATCTgctgagctgtttaggtacaaagtcttgttcatctttgatggtctggatgagtgtcgccttcctctggattttcggaacaatgagagctggtttgatgtaacaacaaaaatgtcactggatctgctgttgactaacctcattaaggggaatctgctcccatccgctctcctctggataacctcccggccagcagcaaccaatcagatacctgctaAGTATGTCcatcaggtgacagagatacgagggttcagtgatgcccagaaggaggagtatttcaagaagagatttaatgatcagagcctggccagcaggattatcacacatgtgaaatcatcaaggagcctcttcatcatgtgccacatacctgtgttctgttggatttcagccactgtgtttAAAAGGCTTTTTACTGAgaatgacaggggagaaattccaaggactctgactgaaatgtacacacacttcctgattcaTCAGGCAAGTTTTAAAAaagacaagtatatgaaaaactatGAAAGCAAGCTAAATGAaaacagcaaggaattccttttgaaacttggtaaattggcttttgacaaccttgagaaaggcaatctcatattttatgagcaagatctgacagagaatgacattgatgtcactgaaacttcaatttactctggagtgtgcacagaagtctttaaagaggagtatgggttgtaccaggagaaggtgtactgctttgtgcatctgagcatccaggagtatctcgctgctttatatgtgtttctgtcaaactcatcagctgacctgctgaagactgcagtgaatgaggcattagagagcaagaatggacacttggacctctacctccgcttcctcctgggcctctcaacagactccagtaagacactgttacaaaggctactggggccGACAAAAACCAGCTCACATAATATTAGGAGTACAGTGaaatacatcaaggagaaaataaaggagaatttatctccagaaaggaccatcaacctgttccactgtctgactgagctgggtgacaattctctagtagaggaagtacaaagatacctgaattcaggaaacatttcagtagatgacctctcacctgcacaatactcagctctggcctttgtgatgctgatgtcagatgaggagctggatgtgtttgacctgaagaaatacatcagatcagatgaagagcactgcaggctgctgcctgtggtcaagaactccaggacggctct gctgaacagctgtgatctcatagataaacactgtgaagtgctgtcttcagctctcagatcaaactcctcacccctgagagagctggacctgagtgacaatgacctgcaggactcaggagtgaagctgctctctgctggactgggggacttacactgtaaactggagatactgag gctgtcaggctgtagagtcacagaagaaggctgttcttccctggcttcagccctgaagttaaacccctcacacctgagagagctggatctgagctacaatcacccaggagattcaggagtgaagctactctctgctgtactggaggatctcagctgtaaactggagaagctgca ggtgggccggtgtgaactcacagagaaatgctgtgaggcactggcttcagctctcagatcaaactcctcacccctgagagagctggacctgactgacaatgacctgcaggactcaggagtaaagctgctctctgctggactgggggacttacactgcaacctggagatactgaggtcagtctga
- the LOC125721545 gene encoding NACHT, LRR and PYD domains-containing protein 12-like isoform X5, with the protein MCGSDHVQVCDISQTHLQLLQTQTSLTDLLLDYLKDLSDDELKEFKLRLPVNKELKPLPKGQMKTSGRTDFAEMMMNSYSKAGALKVTLEILKKMNLNDLAQRLKEDLQKCKQAGSEQSDMLETRQLMLHKIKCSLKEKFECVYEGKAKEGQRILLSEIYTELYITEGGTGAVNEEHEVRQIETASKKRRTEDTTVKCNDIFKPLCGRETPIRTVLTKGVAGIGKTVSVQKFILDWAEGKANQDVHFIFALPIRDLNLIKGEYSLIELLHRFVPELKSVESAELFRYKVLFIFDGLDECRLPLDFRNNESWFDVTTKMSLDLLLTNLIKGNLLPSALLWITSRPAATNQIPAKYVHQVTEIRGFSDAQKEEYFKKRFNDQSLASRIITHVKSSRSLFIMCHIPVFCWISATVFKRLFTENDRGEIPRTLTEMYTHFLIHQASFKKDKYMKNYESKLNENSKEFLLKLGKLAFDNLEKGNLIFYEQDLTENDIDVTETSIYSGVCTEVFKEEYGLYQEKVYCFVHLSIQEYLAALYVFLSNSSADLLKTAVNEALESKNGHLDLYLRFLLGLSTDSSKTLLQRLLGPTKTSSHNIRSTVKYIKEKIKENLSPERTINLFHCLTELGDNSLVEEVQRYLNSGNISVDDLSPAQYSALAFVMLMSDEELDVFDLKKYIRSDEEHCRLLPVVKNSRTALLNSCDLIDKHCEVLSSALRSNSSPLRELDLSDNDLQDSGVKLLSAGLGDLHCKLEILRLSGCRVTEEGCSSLASALKLNPSHLRELDLSYNHPGDSGVKLLSAVLEDLSCKLEKLQVGRCELTEKCCEALASALRSNSSPLRELDLTDNDLQDSGVKLLSAGLGDLHCNLEILRSV; encoded by the exons ATGTGTGGGAGTGACCATGTACAGGTTTGTGACATCTCACAAACACATCTCCAACTTCTGCAGACCCAGACCTCGCTCACTGACCTCTTGCTGGATTATCTAAAGGATCTCAGTGATGACGAGTTGAAGGAGTTTAAATTGCGTCTCCCAGTGAATAAAGAGTTAAAGCCCCTTCCCAAGGGTCAGATGAAAACCTCGGGCAGAACAGACTTTGCCGAAATGATGATGAATTCCTACAGTAAAGCCGGGGCTCTCAAAGTCACGCTTGAGATCCTGAAGAAGATGAACCTGAATGACCTTGCTCAGAGACTGAAGGAAGACCTGCAGAAGT GTAAGCAAGCAGGAAGTGAGCAGAGTGACATGTTGGAGACGA GGCAACTCATGttgcacaaaataaaatgttccttGAAAGAGAaatttgagtgtgtgtatgaaggaaaagctaaggaaggacagcgaatacttctcagtgagatttacacagaactctacataactgaaggtgggactggagcagtcaatgaggaacatgaagtgagacagattgaaacagcatccaagaaaaggcgaacagaagatactacagtcaagtgcaatgatatatttaaacccttatgtgggcgtgagacacctatcagaactgtactcactaaaggggtggcaggtatcgggaaaacagtctctgtgcagaaatttattctcgactgggcagaaggaaaagcaaaccaggatgttcacttcatatttgctcttcctatccgggacctgaatttgattaagggtgaatacagtctgattgaactgcttcaccgctttgtcccagaactgaaatcagtTGAATCTgctgagctgtttaggtacaaagtcttgttcatctttgatggtctggatgagtgtcgccttcctctggattttcggaacaatgagagctggtttgatgtaacaacaaaaatgtcactggatctgctgttgactaacctcattaaggggaatctgctcccatccgctctcctctggataacctcccggccagcagcaaccaatcagatacctgctaAGTATGTCcatcaggtgacagagatacgagggttcagtgatgcccagaaggaggagtatttcaagaagagatttaatgatcagagcctggccagcaggattatcacacatgtgaaatcatcaaggagcctcttcatcatgtgccacatacctgtgttctgttggatttcagccactgtgtttAAAAGGCTTTTTACTGAgaatgacaggggagaaattccaaggactctgactgaaatgtacacacacttcctgattcaTCAGGCAAGTTTTAAAAaagacaagtatatgaaaaactatGAAAGCAAGCTAAATGAaaacagcaaggaattccttttgaaacttggtaaattggcttttgacaaccttgagaaaggcaatctcatattttatgagcaagatctgacagagaatgacattgatgtcactgaaacttcaatttactctggagtgtgcacagaagtctttaaagaggagtatgggttgtaccaggagaaggtgtactgctttgtgcatctgagcatccaggagtatctcgctgctttatatgtgtttctgtcaaactcatcagctgacctgctgaagactgcagtgaatgaggcattagagagcaagaatggacacttggacctctacctccgcttcctcctgggcctctcaacagactccagtaagacactgttacaaaggctactggggccGACAAAAACCAGCTCACATAATATTAGGAGTACAGTGaaatacatcaaggagaaaataaaggagaatttatctccagaaaggaccatcaacctgttccactgtctgactgagctgggtgacaattctctagtagaggaagtacaaagatacctgaattcaggaaacatttcagtagatgacctctcacctgcacaatactcagctctggcctttgtgatgctgatgtcagatgaggagctggatgtgtttgacctgaagaaatacatcagatcagatgaagagcactgcaggctgctgcctgtggtcaagaactccaggacggctct gctgaacagctgtgatctcatagataaacactgtgaagtgctgtcttcagctctcagatcaaactcctcacccctgagagagctggacctgagtgacaatgacctgcaggactcaggagtgaagctgctctctgctggactgggggacttacactgtaaactggagatactgag gctgtcaggctgtagagtcacagaagaaggctgttcttccctggcttcagctctgaagttaaacccctcacac ctgagagagctggatctgagctacaatcacccaggagattcaggagtgaagctactctctgctgtactggaggatctcagctgtaaactggagaagctgca ggtgggccggtgtgaactcacagagaaatgctgtgaggcactggcttcagctctcagatcaaactcctcacccctgagagagctggacctgactgacaatgacctgcaggactcaggagtaaagctgctctctgctggactgggggacttacactgcaacctggagatactgaggtcagtctga
- the LOC125721545 gene encoding NACHT, LRR and PYD domains-containing protein 12-like isoform X1, which translates to MCGSDHVQVCDISQTHLQLLQTQTSLTDLLLDYLKDLSDDELKEFKLRLPVNKELKPLPKGQMKTSGRTDFAEMMMNSYSKAGALKVTLEILKKMNLNDLAQRLKEDLQKCKQAGSEQSDMLETRQLMLHKIKCSLKEKFECVYEGKAKEGQRILLSEIYTELYITEGGTGAVNEEHEVRQIETASKKRRTEDTTVKCNDIFKPLCGRETPIRTVLTKGVAGIGKTVSVQKFILDWAEGKANQDVHFIFALPIRDLNLIKGEYSLIELLHRFVPELKSVESAELFRYKVLFIFDGLDECRLPLDFRNNESWFDVTTKMSLDLLLTNLIKGNLLPSALLWITSRPAATNQIPAKYVHQVTEIRGFSDAQKEEYFKKRFNDQSLASRIITHVKSSRSLFIMCHIPVFCWISATVFKRLFTENDRGEIPRTLTEMYTHFLIHQASFKKDKYMKNYESKLNENSKEFLLKLGKLAFDNLEKGNLIFYEQDLTENDIDVTETSIYSGVCTEVFKEEYGLYQEKVYCFVHLSIQEYLAALYVFLSNSSADLLKTAVNEALESKNGHLDLYLRFLLGLSTDSSKTLLQRLLGPTKTSSHNIRSTVKYIKEKIKENLSPERTINLFHCLTELGDNSLVEEVQRYLNSGNISVDDLSPAQYSALAFVMLMSDEELDVFDLKKYIRSDEEHCRLLPVVKNSRTALLNSCDLIDKHCEVLSSALRSNSSPLRELDLSDNDLQDSGVKLLSAGLGDLHCKLEILRSVLLGIPHCKLEILRSVLLDISHCKLRILRPVLWGIPHRKLDILRPVLLDIPHCKLEILRPVLLDIPHCKLGILMPVLLDIPHRKLEVLRPVLLDIPHCKLGILRPVLLDIPHCKLRILRPVLLGIPHRKLEVLRPVLLDIPHCKLRILRPVLLDIPHCKLEILRPVLLCIPHYKEEIVSN; encoded by the exons ATGTGTGGGAGTGACCATGTACAGGTTTGTGACATCTCACAAACACATCTCCAACTTCTGCAGACCCAGACCTCGCTCACTGACCTCTTGCTGGATTATCTAAAGGATCTCAGTGATGACGAGTTGAAGGAGTTTAAATTGCGTCTCCCAGTGAATAAAGAGTTAAAGCCCCTTCCCAAGGGTCAGATGAAAACCTCGGGCAGAACAGACTTTGCCGAAATGATGATGAATTCCTACAGTAAAGCCGGGGCTCTCAAAGTCACGCTTGAGATCCTGAAGAAGATGAACCTGAATGACCTTGCTCAGAGACTGAAGGAAGACCTGCAGAAGT GTAAGCAAGCAGGAAGTGAGCAGAGTGACATGTTGGAGACGA GGCAACTCATGttgcacaaaataaaatgttccttGAAAGAGAaatttgagtgtgtgtatgaaggaaaagctaaggaaggacagcgaatacttctcagtgagatttacacagaactctacataactgaaggtgggactggagcagtcaatgaggaacatgaagtgagacagattgaaacagcatccaagaaaaggcgaacagaagatactacagtcaagtgcaatgatatatttaaacccttatgtgggcgtgagacacctatcagaactgtactcactaaaggggtggcaggtatcgggaaaacagtctctgtgcagaaatttattctcgactgggcagaaggaaaagcaaaccaggatgttcacttcatatttgctcttcctatccgggacctgaatttgattaagggtgaatacagtctgattgaactgcttcaccgctttgtcccagaactgaaatcagtTGAATCTgctgagctgtttaggtacaaagtcttgttcatctttgatggtctggatgagtgtcgccttcctctggattttcggaacaatgagagctggtttgatgtaacaacaaaaatgtcactggatctgctgttgactaacctcattaaggggaatctgctcccatccgctctcctctggataacctcccggccagcagcaaccaatcagatacctgctaAGTATGTCcatcaggtgacagagatacgagggttcagtgatgcccagaaggaggagtatttcaagaagagatttaatgatcagagcctggccagcaggattatcacacatgtgaaatcatcaaggagcctcttcatcatgtgccacatacctgtgttctgttggatttcagccactgtgtttAAAAGGCTTTTTACTGAgaatgacaggggagaaattccaaggactctgactgaaatgtacacacacttcctgattcaTCAGGCAAGTTTTAAAAaagacaagtatatgaaaaactatGAAAGCAAGCTAAATGAaaacagcaaggaattccttttgaaacttggtaaattggcttttgacaaccttgagaaaggcaatctcatattttatgagcaagatctgacagagaatgacattgatgtcactgaaacttcaatttactctggagtgtgcacagaagtctttaaagaggagtatgggttgtaccaggagaaggtgtactgctttgtgcatctgagcatccaggagtatctcgctgctttatatgtgtttctgtcaaactcatcagctgacctgctgaagactgcagtgaatgaggcattagagagcaagaatggacacttggacctctacctccgcttcctcctgggcctctcaacagactccagtaagacactgttacaaaggctactggggccGACAAAAACCAGCTCACATAATATTAGGAGTACAGTGaaatacatcaaggagaaaataaaggagaatttatctccagaaaggaccatcaacctgttccactgtctgactgagctgggtgacaattctctagtagaggaagtacaaagatacctgaattcaggaaacatttcagtagatgacctctcacctgcacaatactcagctctggcctttgtgatgctgatgtcagatgaggagctggatgtgtttgacctgaagaaatacatcagatcagatgaagagcactgcaggctgctgcctgtggtcaagaactccaggacggctct gctgaacagctgtgatctcatagataaacactgtgaagtgctgtcttcagctctcagatcaaactcctcacccctgagagagctggacctgagtgacaatgacctgcaggactcaggagtgaagctgctctctgctggactgggggacttacactgtaaactggagatactgaggtcagtattactgggtattccacactgtaaactagagatactgag gtcagtattactggatatttcacactgtaaactgaggatactgaggccagtattgtggggtattccacaccgcaaactggatatactgaggccagtattactggatattccacactgtaaactggagatactgaggccagtattactggatattccacactgtaaactggggatactgatgccagtattactggatattccacaccgcaaactggaggtactgaggccagtattactggatattccacactgtaaactggggatactgaggccagtattactggatattccacactgtaaactgaggatactgaggccagtattgctgggtattccacaccgcaaactggaggtactgaggccagtattactggatattccacactgtaaactgaggatactgaggccagtattactggatattccacactgtaaactggagatactgaggccagtattgctgtgtattccacactataaagaggagatagtgagcaattag